In Solanum pennellii chromosome 3, SPENNV200, a single window of DNA contains:
- the LOC107014930 gene encoding leucine-rich repeat receptor-like serine/threonine-protein kinase BAM1 codes for MRFLLLFFLTLILHFHLLHFTTAKPPYVPEYRALLSLKTAITDDPQSALLSWNISTSHCTWRGVTCDRYRHVTSVDISGFNLTGTLTPEVGHLRFLLNLSVAVNQFSGPIPVELSFIPNLRYLNLSNNIFNLSFPPQLTHLRYLNVLDIYNNNMTGELPVGFYNLTNLRHLHLGGNFFSGSIPPEYGRFPFLEYLAVSGNALVGRIPPEIGNITTLRELYIGYYNTFSGGLPAEIGYLSELIRLDAANCGLSGEIPPEIGKLQKLDTLFLQVNGLSGSVTPELGNLKSLKSLDLSNNMLSGEIPLTFTELKNLTLLNLFRNKLYGSIPEFIEDLPKLEVLQLWENNFTGSIPQGLGKNSKLTNVDISTNKLTGNLPPNMCSGNKLQTLITLGNFLFGPIPESLGECQSLNRIRMGENFLNGSIPKGLLSLPKLSQVELQDNLLTGTFPVTDSVSASLGQICLSNNRFTGPLPSSIGNFTGVQKLLLDGNKFSGQIPSELGKLQQLSKMDFSGNSFSGLIPPEISRCKALTYVDLSRNTLSGEVPTEITGMRILNYLNVSRNQLVGSIPAPIAAMQSLTSVDFSYNNLSGLVPGTGQFSYFNYTSFIGNPDLCGPYLGPCKEGIVDGVSRPHERGAFSPSMKLLLVIGLLVCSIVFAIAAIIKARSLKKASQARAWKLTAFQRLDFTCDDVLECLKEDNIIGKGGAGIVYKGVMPNGELVAVKRLPAMSRGSSHDHGFNAEIQTLGSIRHRHIVRLLGFCSNHETNLLVYEYMPNGSLGEMLHGKKGGHLHWDTRYKIALEAAKGLCYLHHDCSPLILHRDVKSNNILLDSSFEAHVADFGLAKFLQDSGTSECMSAIAGSYGYIAPEYAYTLKVDEKSDVYSFGVVLLELVSGKKPVGEFGDGVDIVQWVRRMTDGKKEGVVKILDARLSTVPLHEVMHVFYVAMLCVEEQAVERPKMREVVQMLTELPKPSGPKSGDSTITESPPSSGPASESPTSTPGDTKDQYHHQPPPQSPPPDLLSI; via the exons ATGCGTTTTCTTCTCCTCTTCTTCCTTACTCTTATCCTCCATTTTCATCTCCTCCACTTCACCACCGCAAAACCACCTTACGTGCCGGAATACCGGGCATTACTCTCCCTGAAAACTGCCATTACAGATGACCCACAATCTGCTCTTCTTTCATGGAATATCTCCACAAGTCATTGTACATGGAGAGGTGTCACGTGTGACCGGTATCGTCACGTGACTTCTGTCGACATATCTGGTTTTAATCTCACCGGTACTCTTACGCCGGAAGTTGGTCATCTCCGTTTTTTGCTCAATCTTTCTGTAGCTGTTAACCAGTTCTCTGGACCCATTCCTGTTGAACTCTCGTTTATACCAAATCTGCGTTACCTTAACCTCTCTAACAATATTTTCAACTTGAGTTTCCCTCCCCAGCTTACCCATCTCCGGTACTTGAATGTTCTCGAcatttataataacaatatgACCGGTGAACTTCCTGTTGGGTTTTATAATTTGACCAATCTTCGACATCTTCATTTGGGTGGCAATTTTTTTAGTGGTAGTATTCCACCGGAGTATGGTAGATTCCCATTCCTAGAATATCTGGCAGTTTCGGGAAATGCGCTCGTCGGTAGGATACCACCGGAGATCGGAAATATTACCACACTTCGTGAGCTTTACATTGGATACTACAACACGTTTTCCGGTGGGTTACCGGCGGAAATAGGGTACTTGTCGGAGCTCATTCGGTTAGATGCTGCAAACTGTGGACTTTCAGGTGAGATTCCGCCGGAGATAGGGAAGCTTCAGAAATTAGATACACTGTTCTTGCAAGTGAATGGTCTTTCTGGGTCTGTTACACCGGAGTTGGGGAATTTAAAAAGCTTGAAATCTTTAGATCTATCAAACAATATGCTCTCCGGTGAAATACCATTAACATTTACAGAGCTGAAGAATCTAACTCTGCTAAATCTTTTCCGTAACAAGCTTTACGGGTCAATACCGGAGTTCATAGAAGATTTGCCGAAACTGGAAGTATTGCAGCTTTGGGAAAACAACTTTACCGGAAGTATTCCACAAGGTTTAGGCAAAAACAGTAAGTTAACAAACGTTGACATCAGTACCAACAAATTAACCGGAAATTTGCCCCCTAACATGTGTTCCGGCAACAAGTTACAGACGTTGATTACTCTCGGAAACTTCTTGTTTGGCCCAATTCCAGAATCTTTAGGTGAGTGTCAATCACTTAATAGGATTAGAATGGGAGAAAATTTTCTAAATGGGTCGATACCAAAAGGGCTATTAAGTTTGCCGAAGCTTTCACAAGTAGAACTTCAAGATAATCTTCTCACTGGTACATTTCCAGTGACTGATTCTGTTTCAGCTAGTCTTGGGCAGATTTGTCTTTCGAATAATCGTTTCACGGGGCCTTTGCCATCGAGCATTGGAAATTTTACTGGTGTTCAAAAGTTGCTTCTTGATGGGAACAAGTTTTCTGGTCAAATTCCAAGTGAATTAGGTAAATTGCAGCAGCTGTCGAAAATGGATTTTAGTGGTAACAGTTTTTCAGGCCTTATTCCACCGGAGATAAGCCGGTGCAAGGCTTTAACTTATGTTGATCTTAGTAGGAATACGCTATCTGGTGAAGTTCCTACTGAGATCACTGGGATGAGGATACTGAATTACTTGAATGTATCGCGGAATCAGTTAGTTGGGAGTATTCCTGCACCTATTGCAGCAATGCAGAGTTTAACCTCCGTTGATTTTTCGTATAACAACTTATCTGGATTAGTTCCGGGTACTGGTCAGTTTAGTTACTTCAATTATACATCATTTATCGGTAATCCAGATCTTTGCGGACCCTATTTGGGTCCTTGCAAAGAAGGGATTGTTGATGGGGTTAGTCGACCTCATGAGAGAGGTGCATTTTCGCCTTCTATGAAGCTTTTACTTGTTATCGGGTTGCTTGTTTGCTCGATTGTGTTTGCTATTGCTGCAATTATAAAGGCTAGATCGTTAAAGAAAGCGAGTCAGGCTCGTGCCTGGAAGCTTACTGCTTTCCAACGCCTGGATTTCACTTGTGATGATGTATTGGAATGTTTGAAAGAGGACAACATTATTGGTAAAGGAGGTGCTGGAATAGTATACAAGGGGGTAATGCCAAATGGTGAACTTGTTGCTGTTAAAAGGTTGCCGGCTATGAGCCGTGGTTCTTCCCATGATCACGGCTTTAATGCCGAGATACAAACACTTGGGAGTATTCGACATAGACATATTGTTAGATTATTGGGATTTTGCTCAAATCATGAAACAAATCTTTTGGTTTATGAGTACATGCCTAATGGAAGCCTTGGTGAAATGCTTCATGGAAAGAAAGGAGGTCACTTGCATTGGGATACCAGGTATAAGATAGCATTGGAGGCTGCAAAGGGACTTTGTTATCTCCATCACGATTGCTCGCCTTTGATCCTCCATCGTGATGTAAAATCAAACAATATTCTTCTGGATTCCAGCTTCGAAGCTCACGTTGCTGATTTTGGGCTTGCCAAGTTCTTGCAAGACTCGGGAACATCAGAATGCATGTCTGCTATTGCTGGTTCTTATGGATACATTGCACCAG AATATGCATACACACTCAAGGTAGATGAGAAGAGTGATGTATACAGCTTTGGTGTGGTTCTGTTAGAATTGGTGAGCGGGAAAAAACCGGTTGGAGAATTTGGTGATGGCGTTGACATAGTCCAATGGGTAAGGAGGATGACCGATGGGAAAAAGGAAGGAGTTGTAAAGATCCTTGATGCAAGACTCTCAACAGTTCCCCTTCATGAGGTGATGCATGTGTTCTATGTCGCAATGCTGTGTGTCGAAGAGCAAGCTGTTGAACGCCCCAAAATGCGCGAGGTTGTGCAAATGTTAACTGAGCTTCCCAAGCCATCTGGTCCAAAATCAGGAGATTCAACAATCACCGAGTCGCCCCCATCATCAGGTCCTGCATCAGAGTCTCCAACTTCGACTCCCGGAGACACAAAAGACCAGTACCATCACCAGCCACCACCTCAATCTCCTCCACCTGACCTTCTCAGCATATGA